TTTTGTGGTTTCAAGATGAGTGCTAATTATCGGGTAATTTTATATTACAAATGTTAAACCATTTACCCAAAAAATGGGACGAAAAGAGTGGTAGTTAAGATGATTTATGAAGTTTCTAATAAAGCAAAACCTAAATGTAAACATTTTCCCCAGATATGAAAAATCGGAAGAATAACAACCCTTTTATTAAAAATTACCACACTCGATTACAACTGTTCATAATTACGGACAATCACCACCAGGTCCTCCGAAAAACATCATTATTCCACGTAAAATTTCTTTACCAACAAAAATAAGATCATAAGAACTAGTTTTTGCATCGTGATCCAGTCGCACCTTTGATGTATCAAAGTTCAAATAGTTACCACGATTGTTAGCGACTTTCATGTTGAACATATAACATGTATATTTAGAATTAAAATCTGGCAAATGCCCATATCCCATTGGCCGAGTGGGTTCACCAATATCGTCTCCTGCAACACCTCCATATCCAATAACAGATGCATTTTCTGCTAAACGAGTAAAGATATCTTTTGGCCAGTATCCTATCTTTGCATTGTTTACACCATTGATGAACCACCAGTTGCCACTTACTGGGTCCCTATGCACTGAAAAATCAAACACACGTTGGATCCCTCCATAGGTACCAGCTCCAATAATTTCCCCGAAAGAGTACTTGGGGTGGACTTGCACAAATCCTGGGCAAAGCATATTATAGCATCCAGTTTCTTTAAATCCGTCGGCCTGATCAATAATTTAAACAATCACCATAATGTAAATAAGTGGTTCCTTTTTAAGTTATTTATTATTCATTTATTTGAGTACTTGAATATGAATTAATAGCTGGTGATTAATTAACAACGCACTGTCCACAAATCAAAAACTCGAGTCTTATTGTCACCAAATAACTGGGGATATACCTGAAATTGTAATCGATGTTAATTAAAGAAAAGTATGCATAAAActttaaaataaaatagaaatcctTAGTGTTAATAATGGATGAATaagtaacggaaaactatctaaTTGTTATGTTactaagaaaaacataattaagtCACATAGAGATCATGATGTCAAGGTTAATAGATGCTAAGATTGTCATGCAGATTATTATGGCATTATATGAAACATTATTATCTCGACGgaaaattaacatataaagataCAATATTAATAGAAAGTTTTGAAGATGACTTACAGTCCATCCAAACTCTATACTATTTAATTCTTCTTTAGGGCCATTCTGTATCCTGATTTGAGCAGTGTTAAACTTGTCCGGATCAACTTTTGAatttgttacagaaattgttgcaCTACCTCCATAGTAAACTTTCTCGGCAAAAGGTTGAGCTGACACATActaaaaagaaaattgaaaacaaaGTGGAGTTCTTTTAGTACAATCAATAAGTGTTGAAAAACTCGTATTCTTTTAAATAGTGCAATAACTTTATAATCTCGGATTCTTGCTGCATATGAACAAAGAAGTCACTAAATATaggatattaagttttgatacTTACTTGATTATATAGATATATTATCTTAATTGTGCAATTCAAAGAGATtttgaatattaagttttgatacTTATTTGATTATATAGATATATTATCTTAATTGTGCAATCAAAAGAGATTTTGAACGTT
Above is a genomic segment from Papaver somniferum cultivar HN1 chromosome 10, ASM357369v1, whole genome shotgun sequence containing:
- the LOC113316003 gene encoding uncharacterized protein LOC113316003, encoding MLILSLSNCKQTSIYPKEIAHPLSTILREQDPQAQPFAEKVYYGGSATISVTNSKVDPDKFNTAQIRIQNGPKEELNSIEFGWTADGFKETGCYNMLCPGFVQVHPKYSFGEIIGAGTYGGIQRVFDFSVHRDPVSGNWWFINGVNNAKIGYWPKDIFTRLAENASVIGYGGVAGDDIGEPTRPMGYGHLPDFNSKYTCYMFNMKVANNRGNYLNFDTSKVRLDHDAKTSSYDLIFVGKEILRGIMMFFGGPGGDCP